The genomic region aaggggtttgaaataaataatactgataTGATATTACCTTTAAATGtgaatactaattataatttaaaaatgaatgagAGCAAAACTATTCTAGACACTTTTTTGAGTCTTAGTTTACACTTAGGTACTACGGGTCCTACTATGGTTCCTTAATCAAATGGCAAAACGGAACGATACTTCTGAAAGTCAACTGActgactgtatctcatgaaccgtgattaGAAGACATTTGAAATTACAAACGTAGATCTGAAAATTCAATCCGTAAAAAAATGGAgcgaatttaatccaatttcctttcattcatcggccattgtaaatagtttaattttggCCCAGAAATGggatgaatattttaattacaagtattATATTTACTGAATAATAAGCGAAACTgaatccaataaataaaaattaacaaatatggTGCCTCcaatattgtagttttaaaagGTATTAACGAATGCAATTTTGCAGTTGAAGTAAATATGTGAATATATTGAATATTGTAATGCAATGCAAAGTTCaaaatgagtattttaatttgaccTGTTAGTATTTGTAGGCACATTGTTGTGTTGTTTCCATTTCAAGGTTATTTTTAACTCAAGTTACTTCATTTTAACTTACTATAGTATCTGAAACTAATACAATAACTAATAATTATCCCTAtttattccacattttccattgtatcttcgctccttttagtcgcagcgtgatggtatatagcctcaaaccttcctcgatgaatggtctattcaataaaattaaataaatttttcaatttgaaccagtagttcctgagattagcgtgttcaaacaaactcttcagccttatatattagcatagatatagattgaggctcagaacaagctttcgtgcAACAACTGtctatcctacgcggggatcgaacctgcgacacgtcgcgcaacaATCTGCCGTTACGTACACGATTCAGCTATCCGTCCATCATTTATTCAACTAAATACACATGTGTTAActagtaattaaaattgaatgtcTGTCGTAATTTTAACAACACAACTGATATTGTTAGcaattaatatcaaaacatCCTGTCGGAATATTAATCTAGAATTAATTTACAAGTGTAATTGGATATTGTACTTTCTCAACTTCCGTTCTTATGTGCGATATTGCAAGCATCCTTCGATCCATCAGTCATGAAAACCgatagtttttaaatcaatatttacagaATTAAAGCCGCAAAGTGTAAAGTCGTTTTTGTATAAAGGGTTCTAGTttatcccacgtttttatacactcactttcttgtttgtttgtcgttccggttggatgtTTGCAACTCGATCttgaggcacttctcgataagctagcaggctgaaattttcagggtagcttcgaaCCAGAtgacaatataatttacaattataaaaacggctagaccgattttgatataatttgaatggagtgacatttaaaaacgtgggtattttttttatcttttaattatagttattctataaaatttaacGGCAAACAAGAtgagcaaaattttaaaaagtccctaaaatcataatttattaccttttatacgaaataaactatattaaaatcgctcaatccgttcaaGAGCTATAATCTAACGACAGACAGgcatggaaaaaaataaactataaaaaatataagaggtTTTTTCGTCGGGGGGAGCtattccagttttttttttccaacaagaaccatttttttgcaaaaagtGCCAAATAATGATTGCAATTATAAGGGATGCAccaaagctttttttttgtgaagacCTAATGACCAAAAAtggaatttataattaaatatttacttgtacCTAATACATATGACGTCCACGGATACGAAATAGGTATTTGGATATATTTAAGGGTAAAAACCATTGGTAAAAACTGGACTCTATAACCAAACAAAATGCATTCCTCTGTGGTCCGTTTCATAAGGTacctcatcatcggcctagccttttcctaactatgttggggtcggctaccagtttaaccggtttcagcttagtaccagtgttttacaaggagcgactgcctatctgacctcctcaacccagttacctgggcaacacgacaccccttggttagactggttgtcagacttttcaagtttctgactacctgtaacgactgtcaaagatgtagaaataacagccgggacccacaatttaacgcaCCTCCcggaacacggaggaactcgttatgacaaagatggtcacccatctacggactaaccgcgtcaagcatagtttaacctgtgatcgactcacttatgcTGTTATAGCTTagcatcatcagcccatattcgtccactgctggacataggcctccccaatagcACGCCATCGTGATCTATCTTTGGTTGCTCGCATATAGCATTATAAATGTAATGCATGTGATAAATTTAGACAGCTGAAATTTTCCAACATTAACTTAAATGAGGTTAGGCAACAGTTGATTCATAAATGTGAAGGAAGACCATTTTTTGCTAATTTGATTCTAGATCCTATTTGTCACAAATTagacattaaatttgtttgacCGCTTCATGTCTTTCAAGAATGTTAATGTATGATCATCATCAGTCTTGAATAACCCACCGCTGGGCATAGTCCAACCGAAGGGTAGACAAAAAATGATGACGTCACCCTAGTGGGTGACCATTTTGCAGACTTTGACAgacgactggcctgttggtctagtggttagtgaccctgaccggataccggaggtcgtgggttcgattcccacccaggacaaatgtttgtgagataagcacgatcatttgttctgtgtctggatgtaatttatctatattatgtatgtatttagaaatatataagtatgtttatcagttgtctagtactcataatacaagctttgcttagtttgaaactagatggcgttgtgtgaaagttgttaaatattatattataaagtgcATATAATTCGAAACCTCCATATTACATAGTTTTGTCTCTTAATGCCATTCCCTGACCCAAAGTGCAATACACAGTAGTTCattgtttaaacaaacataaatatttataatatgttaaagtcctttcattataaacaatgttatatttattcaattgcaATGTCATTATGAAAAGTACAGTTTTATCGAATGcaaaaaaattagaaatttcTATGCCGAAATGATTTAGATAattcttcttatcgtatggttgatgtacaacctggtgtcagagtttaaaccgcccATAGACCTCTGACGTAGCTAAAATTGTGCCGGTTTTCTAAAATCGTTGTTTCACGGGGGTTTCACAATAtacaagccacatgcacaaagacacccagactcaaaacaagcatttgtgggtcacacaaatgtttgtcctacgcggagatcgaacccgcgacatgacgtgtgcagtgggtttggcgtggtgacctcaaccactcggctatccgtgcagtccttTGACTTGGTGGTCCAATGTTCTTACCACTAGGCCACCATCAAACTTTCATTTAgtttcacctgtccctttgtctgtaatcaaatcttgcaagttaaagacccacttcccggtttccgattgagatgaCGTTcgatatataatatacattactTGGAGCAGATCTGATGGTGGTATTTGATCATAGGAGAAATGAAGTCCTATTGATTTTGGCCAAGTTCATTTGTCGTGACGAGAACTTCGATCCTGAAGATATCATCAaaggcctagccttttcccgtTGGGGTCTCCTTCCAgtctttcaagcttctgactacctgtaacgactgtcaagaatgtaggaataacagccgggacccacaatttaatgtgccttccgaaacaacgaagtcgcgggcaactgctagttcaAGTATAAGACTAGGAATTTAGAATTTTGCTAAACCGCAACCCTTTCCGTCTATATTTTTACGgggaaaatgtaaaatgttacgtAACGTTTAGGGAGGTAATGAAAACCGTTACGATGCGTTATATAGGGGAGAGGGGGGTCTAAAGTCTTCAAAAACTGCGTTACGTAATACTTGAACGCTCCATTGCCTACAGGAACACTACTGGGACTTATAAGTGCAAGTGAAAAACTATgttctaaaatagtttttttttaatcttcttctGTTTTTCCCCAGTTTATCATGGCGCCCACCGTTCCTGAGTTCTATGCTGGGAAGTCGGTGCTCATCACAGGTGGAACGGGATTCGTTGGGAAGGTAACACACcccattacaatttaattaaatgttgagtccaatgaaatgaaatcatttattctgcaaattgGATACTTCATCACTTtcacatgtcttttttgagaacgctggagtcgacgtTTCccatctgactaccctgagaagaaatgtcgaaacaaactcaggggtcgcagtctcttttaaattCCCGTTAGAGGTTTGCAGgcttattcccacgtttttatacactcacgtttttgtttgtttgtcgttccggttggatttttgcaaatcaattatgaggcacttcccgataagctagcaggctgaaatttgcagggtagctttaaacccgacgacaatgcaatttacagctgtaaaaacggctggaccgattttgatacaagaTTTTGTACAGTTGTTGTGTAAACAGACTTCAGTAGATTACTTTATTCTTTGTAATGATTGTACGCGTTTCATTATGTGTTCTTGTATTTGTACTGAAACGAATTTTTATGCGCTTTTTATGACGGACGTTTttgatcattaattttaaaacaaatggtAGGTACAGCAATTATATgtgttttatgaaacattttattgtttttaatttatttacaaaacaatactttttattttacgtttagaatatttatgatatgcctattttttttaagagaacGTTTTCAGCATTGATCACTTTGCTAGCTCAATGCGAGTTAACAATTCTAAATTCTCTTCACTGtttatcagtggtgtcttaaagattggttattattaataatttagttaaaaaagaatataattttgaaaaacagTTACTTTGGTAACTTGCCAGCATTAACATCAAACCTGCACCCTCGTGAATAAAAACCcgtgcatagaaccgcaaggtcACCGCGACATTCataaactaatatatttaaagcaaCACACAACACTTCTTTATTCGTCGGTagttaaagcaaatatttttgagtaacAGACTAACAGTTAAACCTTACTTAATCTAACTGAGGAGTTATTTGCTCAGTAACCGATTATTTGAACTTTCGCTTGATAACAGACAGTTAGTTACGCAAACAATCATTTATAAGGTTAGTTAACTATTCAAATAGCTGTCATAGTATAGTGATATAACCGTTGGACTGAAGtcaaaggtcgtaggttcgaatccacGACAATgtattttcgaattcatgtgcgtattacaaagtaattatcacttgttaaaaacggtgaaggaaaacgtcGTGAGGCGCGACACagctgagaatgtttcaagggtgtgttgcgtcacgtcagaggtctacgggcggggtacactctgacaccaggttgtacatcaaccatacgataagatgATAATCTAGACAAAATATTCGTGAAAGAGTGATACACTAGAACACTACAGCGAGCTGCTCGGTGAACTTTAACAAGTGAATTCTCAAGTGTACTATTActactagctgttccccgcgacttcgtccgcgtggttagaagatataagttatgatttatatctgccctggttttccacattttccattgtatcttcgctcataatagtcgcagcgtgatgttatagagagtaaaaccttcctcgatgaatggtctattcaaaacaaaaagattttttcaatttggaccagtatttcctcagattagctcgttcaaacaaacaaacaaacttttcagctttatatattagtatagagtatagatatggTTTCAAACAGAATATAGTTACCATTTCACACATTATTGTGATAATTGTGAATGGTCATACATACAAAAGTCATATCTTTCATGCTTTATAGTTTGTAGGTCAATGATAACATGTCTGTTTGCTGATTTCACTGATGTAATTCTATGGTGTATAATATAGggactgcactgatagccacGCCAAACCTAGTGTGCGCGAAATGTCATAGGTTTGATCGCCGCGAAGGATAAaaaattgtgtgatccacgaatgcttgtcctgtgtctgggtgtctgtgtgacttgaataattgtaaaattatactTGTAATTTGcatttgaagctaccctgaaaatttcagaatgttaacttatcgggaagtgcctcaaaattaagttacaaatatccaaccggaacgatGAATAAACAAGAAAGTGATTGTATTAAAACGTGGAGAAAATCACAGCCGATGGGTAGGCCAAAGACACATCATAcacttgaaaaatatattatttctcaATTCTTCTCCGTTGCAGGCCTTGCTGGAGAAGCTTCTTCGTTGCTGTCCAGACATCGGGACGGTGTACTTGCTGATGCGGCAGAAGAAGGGCCTAGGATGTGAGGAAAGACTTAAGGATCTTTGGAGTAAAAGAGTAAGTGGAGATAGCAAGAGACTCATAGAAGAAGAAGCCATGTGGAAAGGAGATTGACTACATGGATATTGGACCAAGAGTTACCTAGGATGAGGACATGGCGTGTCTTACTTCTAACCTCAATATTAACAGATTTatcaaagcttaaaaaaattTGTCCAATTCATCTAGCCAAAAGACATTTGTATAATCCTCAATGTCATTAAATAACGCTCATCATgattatcctagccttttcccaactatgttggggtgttttacaaggagcgactgcctatcccaCCCCACCCAACCCAGTTGCCTGctcaacacgataccccttagttcgGCTGGTTGTAACTTTGTCAGACTTCttagcttttgactacctgaAACGACGGTTATAGATGTATAAGTTCAAGCTATGGTGGGCTTGTGGTTAGATCACAGGACAGCCAAGTAAAAGTCAAGGAGCACACCAAGTTTCCGTGTTGTTCCATGTGACAATGACTAATGCTTCTGATCTCTCTCCGGTCGTGTTCATCGCGCTATGAGAGTGCGGGAACAGAGAGTGCAGCTGTGCTACTATAATAACACGCGCGTCTACTATAATATGTGTTGCAGCTGGCTGGTGTCTCGCAAGACTCCGTCATTAccgtttataattattattttattttaggtctTCGATCTTTTAAGAGACAAAGATCCCGAAGCCATTAAAAAGGTTCGTCTAATAAATGGTGATATTACGGAACCCGAGCTCGGTATATCGGATGCTGATAAGAAGGAGCTTCAAGAGAGATGCAATGTTATATTTCATAGTGCCGCTTGCGTTAGGTGAGTCTGCATGGAACGTTTTATTAACtgacgttaaataaaataggtgTATCGGGAATTTGGGATAAAGTTTCGGACtctttttttggtaaggtggGGGATATCTCATGGGGTGCTTCCTCGGTTGAGagaatgggtagtgtcagacccttactgactaaacctgaaccgccttgctacgcgtttttgtgtcggtataTGGCAATGCGTTACAATCCTTCATAAAAACAAGATTCGGACCCTACGGCTAGCGGCATCAGTTCAGCAGACCCCAATCATGCACGgaacattcaaatcaaaatcatttttttttcatttgcatCAATACCTttacattttagattttaaaattgacGTACTGTATTCTGCTAGTCAAGCTCTTTCATTTAATGTCCATACCTAGAAAGTGTTTCTTACCACCGCTAACATAACCTGATCTGGGCACAGAActcttttttatgaaattatttttccagATTTGATCAGAAACTGAAGGAtgctgttaatttaatttgaacacgACTGGAACCCTGAGAATGCTGACTTTGGCTGAGTCTATGAAGAATTTACAGGTATTCAGCctctttttcataaaacactACGAAACAAAAGgctgtgttgcgtcacgtcagaggtctacgggcgggttacactctgacaccaggttgtacatcaaccatacgataaggaGATCCATTCAGTCATTTACTTCATCATTCATTGAGTAAACTGTCTGTCCATTGGGGTACATTGGTTGTTTTTTCTGACTGCAATACTATAGGTCGTGAGTTCAATTCCCGCTCAGGAAAAATGCTTGagtgatgaacacgatcatttgttcagtGTCTGAGTGgaaatattcacaaatatataagtatggtTATCAGTTGtcagtactcataatacaagctttgcttattttaacactagatggcgttgtgtaaaa from Trichoplusia ni isolate ovarian cell line Hi5 chromosome 17 unlocalized genomic scaffold, tn1 tig00002319_group16, whole genome shotgun sequence harbors:
- the LOC113506481 gene encoding LOW QUALITY PROTEIN: fatty acyl-CoA reductase 1-like (The sequence of the model RefSeq protein was modified relative to this genomic sequence to represent the inferred CDS: deleted 2 bases in 1 codon), giving the protein MAPTVPEFYAGKSVLITGGTGFVGKALLEKLLRCCPDIGTVYLLMRQKKGLGCEERLKDLWSKRVFDLLRDKDPEAIKKVRLINGDITEPELGISDADKKELQERCNVIFHSAACVRFDQKLKDAVFNLNTTGTLRMLTLAESMKNLQVFVHLSTAYCRCDLEMLEEKLYPAVHNPRKIIEIVEWMDDDTLQYLEP